The Nocardioides salarius genome includes a region encoding these proteins:
- the ispG gene encoding flavodoxin-dependent (E)-4-hydroxy-3-methylbut-2-enyl-diphosphate synthase, with product MTEINLGMPAAPPPVLAPRRQTRQIQVGKVGVGSDHPVSVQSMTTTLTSDINSTLQQIAELTASGCDIVRVACPSQDDAEALPAIAQKSQIPVIADIHFQPKYVFAAIDAGCAAVRVNPGNIRKFDDQVKEIARAAQDRGTSIRIGVNAGSLDKRLLEKYGKATPEALVESAKWEAGLFEEHGFRDFKISVKHNDPVVMVRAYEMLAAEGDWPLHLGVTEAGPAFQGTIKSSVAFGHLLAQGIGDTIRVSLSAPPVEEVKVGLQILESLNLKPRRLEIVSCPSCGRAQVDVYKLADEVTAGLEGLEVPLRVAVMGCVVNGPGEAREADLGVASGNGKGQIFVKGEVIKTVPESKIVETLIEEAMRIAEGMESVDGSSAEISVG from the coding sequence ATGACCGAGATCAACCTGGGCATGCCCGCAGCACCCCCGCCGGTGCTGGCCCCGCGCCGCCAGACCCGTCAGATCCAGGTCGGCAAGGTGGGGGTGGGCAGCGACCACCCGGTCTCGGTGCAGTCGATGACCACCACGCTGACCTCCGACATCAACTCGACGCTGCAGCAGATCGCCGAGCTGACCGCGAGCGGCTGCGACATCGTGCGCGTCGCCTGCCCCAGCCAGGACGACGCCGAGGCGCTGCCGGCGATCGCGCAGAAGTCGCAGATCCCGGTGATCGCCGACATCCACTTCCAGCCCAAGTACGTCTTCGCGGCGATCGACGCCGGGTGCGCGGCCGTGCGCGTCAACCCGGGCAACATCCGCAAGTTCGACGACCAGGTCAAGGAGATCGCCCGGGCCGCGCAGGACCGCGGCACCTCGATCCGCATCGGCGTCAACGCCGGCAGCCTCGACAAGCGGCTGCTGGAGAAGTACGGCAAGGCGACCCCCGAGGCGCTGGTCGAGTCGGCGAAGTGGGAGGCCGGTCTCTTCGAGGAGCACGGCTTCCGCGACTTCAAGATCTCGGTCAAGCACAACGACCCGGTCGTGATGGTGCGCGCCTACGAGATGCTCGCCGCCGAGGGCGACTGGCCGCTGCACCTCGGGGTCACCGAGGCGGGCCCGGCCTTCCAGGGCACCATCAAGTCGTCGGTGGCCTTCGGCCACCTGCTGGCCCAGGGCATCGGCGACACGATCCGGGTCAGCCTGAGCGCCCCGCCGGTCGAGGAGGTCAAGGTCGGCCTGCAGATCCTGGAGTCGCTCAACCTCAAGCCGCGCCGCCTCGAGATCGTCTCCTGCCCCTCGTGCGGGCGCGCCCAGGTCGACGTCTACAAGCTCGCCGACGAGGTCACCGCCGGCCTGGAGGGCCTCGAGGTGCCGCTGCGGGTGGCCGTGATGGGCTGCGTCGTCAACGGCCCCGGCGAGGCCCGCGAGGCCGACCTGGGTGTCGCCTCCGGCAACGGCAAGGGCCAGATCTTCGTCAAGGGCGAGGTCATCAAGACCGTGCCCGAGTCGAAGATCGTCGAGACCCTGATCGAGGAGGCCATGCGCATCGCCGAGGGCATGGAGAGCGTCGACGGCTCCTCCGCCGAGATCTCCGTCGGCTGA
- a CDS encoding M50 family metallopeptidase, with amino-acid sequence MTALLYLLGVVLFVLAILVSIGLHELGHMIPAKKFGGKVTQYFIGFGPTVWSKQVGETEYGVKAVPLGGYVKIVGMLPPGAEQLGETTVDAEGNTVTRVRKSNTGMFTQLISDARAAEWELVRHEDEDRLFYKMASWKKIVVMAGGPSVNILIAFLLFLGIFSTYGQRSVEPDAGAPVIDSVSTCVIPYEDGVRECRASDPPSPAYVAGLRPGDTVTSFNGVAVTGWDQLRSLIRDNAGGEAVIGYERDGQVRTGTTSTTVQARPTSDTDVTLTQVGFLGVTPTSHLEVVRGGPLFTLQEMGGMAKDTVVALATLPVKVWDVALAVVGVQERAADSPISIVGGGRIAGEVTSAESFPIAEKSVFLLSLIAGFNFFIGVFNFVPLLPLDGGHIASAAWEWIRRGWARLRRRPDPGYVDAAKLLPVAYVVASALLVMGVVLIVADLVVPMELGLQ; translated from the coding sequence ATGACCGCCCTGCTCTACCTCCTCGGCGTGGTGCTCTTCGTGCTCGCCATCCTGGTCTCCATCGGGCTGCACGAGCTGGGCCACATGATCCCGGCCAAGAAGTTCGGCGGGAAGGTGACGCAGTACTTCATCGGCTTCGGCCCGACCGTTTGGAGCAAGCAGGTCGGCGAGACCGAGTACGGCGTCAAGGCGGTCCCGCTCGGCGGCTACGTCAAGATCGTCGGGATGCTGCCGCCGGGCGCCGAGCAGCTGGGCGAGACGACCGTCGACGCCGAGGGCAACACCGTCACCCGGGTGCGCAAGTCGAACACCGGCATGTTCACCCAGCTCATCTCCGACGCGCGCGCCGCCGAGTGGGAGCTGGTGCGCCACGAGGACGAGGACCGGCTCTTCTACAAGATGGCGTCGTGGAAGAAGATCGTGGTGATGGCCGGCGGACCGTCGGTCAACATCCTGATCGCCTTCCTGCTCTTCCTGGGCATCTTCTCCACCTACGGCCAGCGCAGTGTCGAGCCCGACGCCGGGGCCCCGGTCATCGACTCGGTCTCCACCTGCGTGATCCCCTACGAGGACGGCGTGCGCGAGTGCCGGGCGAGCGACCCGCCGAGCCCGGCGTACGTGGCGGGGCTGCGCCCGGGCGACACGGTCACCTCCTTCAACGGCGTCGCCGTCACCGGGTGGGACCAGCTGCGCTCGCTGATCCGTGACAACGCCGGTGGCGAGGCCGTCATCGGCTACGAGCGCGACGGCCAGGTCCGCACCGGCACCACCTCGACCACGGTGCAGGCGCGCCCCACCTCCGACACCGACGTGACGCTGACCCAGGTCGGCTTCCTGGGCGTCACCCCCACCTCGCACCTCGAGGTCGTGCGCGGCGGCCCGCTGTTCACGCTGCAGGAGATGGGCGGGATGGCCAAGGACACCGTCGTGGCCCTGGCCACCCTGCCGGTCAAGGTGTGGGACGTCGCGCTGGCCGTGGTCGGGGTGCAGGAGCGCGCCGCCGACAGCCCCATCTCGATCGTCGGCGGCGGCCGGATCGCCGGCGAGGTGACCTCGGCCGAGTCGTTCCCGATCGCCGAGAAGTCGGTCTTCCTGCTCTCGCTGATCGCCGGCTTCAACTTCTTCATCGGCGTCTTCAACTTCGTGCCGCTGCTCCCGCTCGACGGCGGCCACATCGCCAGCGCCGCCTGGGAGTGGATCCGTCGCGGCTGGGCCCGCCTGCGCCGCCGCCCCGACCCCGGCTACGTCGACGCCGCCAAGCTGCTCCCCGTCGCCTACGTCGTGGCCTCCGCCCTGCTGGTGATGGGCGTCGTCCTGATCGTCGCCGACCTGGTCGTCCCGATGGAGCTGGGCCTGCAGTAG
- the dxr gene encoding 1-deoxy-D-xylulose-5-phosphate reductoisomerase has protein sequence MQRRDVVILGSTGSIGTQALDIVRADPDRFRVVGLSAGGSQPDLFDQQVAELAPAFSGLGEEASVEAASMECDVVLNGITGAVGLRPTLAALDAGTTLALANKESLIMAGPLVLERARPGQIVPVDSEHSAIAQCLRGGSPDEVRKLVLTASGGPFRGRSRDQLADVRVEDALAHPTWSMGPVVTINSATLVNKGLEVIEAHLLFGIGFDRIEVVVHPTSVVHSMVEFVDGSTLVQASPPTMHIPIALGLAWPDRVPDAAPAVDWTRPETWEFHPLDDEAFPAVALAREAGERGGTAPCVYNAANEVCVQAFRDGRLPFVRIVEMVQAVVRSHDVGSAQHLTLDDVLAADAWAREAAADLIRQGSPA, from the coding sequence GTGCAGCGACGAGACGTAGTCATCCTCGGCTCGACCGGGTCGATCGGCACCCAGGCCCTCGACATCGTGCGGGCCGACCCCGACCGGTTCCGGGTGGTCGGGCTGAGCGCCGGCGGGTCGCAGCCCGACCTGTTCGACCAGCAGGTCGCCGAGCTCGCCCCGGCCTTCTCGGGGCTGGGGGAGGAGGCGTCGGTCGAGGCGGCCTCGATGGAGTGCGACGTGGTGCTCAACGGCATCACCGGCGCCGTCGGCCTGCGGCCCACCCTCGCCGCTCTCGACGCCGGTACGACGCTGGCGCTGGCCAACAAGGAGTCGCTGATCATGGCCGGCCCGCTGGTGCTCGAGCGCGCCCGGCCGGGCCAGATCGTGCCGGTCGACTCCGAGCACTCCGCGATCGCCCAGTGCCTGCGCGGCGGCTCGCCCGACGAGGTGCGCAAGCTGGTGCTGACCGCCAGCGGCGGGCCGTTCCGCGGGCGCAGCCGCGACCAGCTGGCCGACGTACGCGTCGAGGACGCGCTGGCGCACCCGACCTGGTCGATGGGGCCCGTGGTGACCATCAACTCCGCGACGCTGGTCAACAAGGGCCTCGAGGTGATCGAGGCGCACCTGCTCTTCGGGATCGGCTTCGACCGGATTGAGGTCGTCGTGCACCCCACGAGCGTCGTGCACTCGATGGTCGAGTTCGTCGACGGCTCCACGCTGGTGCAGGCCAGCCCGCCGACCATGCACATCCCGATCGCGCTCGGCCTGGCCTGGCCCGACCGGGTGCCCGACGCCGCGCCGGCCGTCGACTGGACCCGCCCCGAGACCTGGGAGTTCCACCCCCTCGACGACGAGGCGTTCCCCGCGGTCGCGCTGGCCCGTGAGGCGGGGGAGCGCGGCGGCACCGCCCCGTGCGTCTACAACGCCGCCAACGAGGTGTGCGTGCAGGCCTTCCGCGACGGCCGGCTGCCGTTCGTGCGGATCGTCGAGATGGTGCAGGCGGTGGTGCGGTCCCACGACGTAGGCTCGGCGCAGCACCTCACCCTCGACGACGTGCTCGCGGCCGATGCCTGGGCCCGCGAGGCGGCCGCCGACCTGATCCGGCAAGGAAGCCCCGCATGA
- the gabT gene encoding 4-aminobutyrate--2-oxoglutarate transaminase, with the protein MNSTPSAGGPSLPQVRRLVTEIPGPLSVKHLERKKSFVADGVGTALPVFVAAAGGGVLVDVDGNSLIDLGSGIAVTSVGNAAPAVVRNVHAQVDAFTHTCFMVTPYEGYVDVCEALARLTPGEHDKKSALFNSGAEAVENAVKIARVATGKDAVVVFDHAYHGRTNLTMAMTAKNMPYKHGFGPFAGEVYRAPISYPLRDGLSGPEAATRAIDVIDKQVGATNLACVVIEPVLGEGGFVVPAPGFLPALREWCTANDVLLVADEIQTGFCRTGAWFACDDEGVVPDLVTSAKGMAGGLPLAAVTGRAELMDAVHAGGLGGTYGGNPVACAAALGAIEEMERGDLAARAREIEALVGRRLEALAAEHPVVAEVRGRGAMMAIELCEPGTTTPDAARAAAASAYCHAHGVVTLTCGTWGNVFRFLPPLTISDELLEEAFDVVAEAFAATA; encoded by the coding sequence ATGAACAGCACACCGTCCGCCGGAGGCCCCTCGCTGCCGCAGGTCCGCCGTCTGGTGACAGAGATCCCCGGACCTCTTTCCGTCAAGCACCTCGAGCGCAAGAAGTCCTTCGTCGCCGACGGTGTCGGCACCGCGCTCCCGGTCTTCGTGGCCGCGGCCGGCGGGGGAGTGCTCGTCGACGTCGACGGCAACTCGCTGATCGACCTCGGCTCGGGCATCGCGGTCACCTCGGTCGGCAACGCCGCGCCCGCCGTCGTGCGCAACGTGCACGCGCAGGTCGACGCCTTCACCCACACCTGCTTCATGGTCACCCCCTACGAGGGGTACGTCGACGTCTGCGAGGCGCTGGCGCGGCTGACGCCCGGCGAGCACGACAAGAAGTCGGCGCTGTTCAACTCCGGCGCCGAGGCGGTCGAGAACGCCGTCAAGATCGCCCGGGTCGCCACCGGCAAGGACGCGGTGGTGGTCTTCGACCACGCCTACCACGGCCGCACCAACCTCACGATGGCGATGACGGCCAAGAACATGCCCTACAAGCACGGCTTCGGGCCGTTCGCCGGCGAGGTCTACCGGGCGCCGATCTCCTACCCGCTGCGCGACGGGCTCTCCGGGCCCGAGGCCGCGACCCGCGCCATCGACGTCATCGACAAGCAGGTCGGCGCGACCAACCTCGCCTGCGTGGTCATCGAGCCGGTGCTGGGCGAGGGCGGCTTCGTCGTGCCCGCCCCCGGCTTCCTGCCCGCGCTGCGCGAGTGGTGCACCGCCAACGACGTGCTGCTGGTCGCCGACGAGATCCAGACCGGCTTCTGCCGCACCGGCGCCTGGTTCGCCTGCGACGACGAGGGCGTCGTGCCCGACCTGGTCACCAGCGCCAAGGGCATGGCCGGCGGGCTGCCGCTCGCGGCCGTGACCGGGCGCGCGGAGCTGATGGACGCCGTGCACGCCGGTGGGCTGGGCGGCACCTACGGCGGCAACCCGGTCGCCTGCGCGGCCGCGCTCGGCGCGATCGAGGAGATGGAGCGTGGCGACCTGGCCGCCCGGGCCCGCGAGATCGAGGCGCTCGTAGGCCGCCGGCTCGAGGCGCTGGCCGCCGAGCACCCGGTCGTGGCCGAGGTCCGCGGGCGCGGGGCGATGATGGCGATCGAGCTCTGCGAGCCGGGCACCACCACGCCCGACGCCGCCCGCGCCGCGGCAGCGTCGGCGTACTGCCACGCGCACGGGGTGGTCACCCTGACCTGCGGCACCTGGGGCAACGTCTTCCGGTTCCTGCCGCCGCTCACGATCTCCGACGAGCTGCTCGAGGAGGCCTTCGACGTGGTGGCCGAGGCGTTCGCCGCGACCGCCTGA
- a CDS encoding N-acyl-D-amino-acid deacylase family protein, whose translation MTRFPMYDAIVRGGRWFDGTGAPSAVRHLGIRDGVVVEVSEEPLDETGCPEVVDAAGHWVLPGMVDIHTHYDVEVLDDPHLPESLRHGVTTILVGSCSLSTVHVDPVDAGDLFGRVEAIPRRHVIRSVGAAKDWSSAEEYVAALEARPLGPNLAAFLGHSDIRTATMGLDRATRPEVRPTRLEQGRMERMLEEALDAGFVGMSAQQLLFDKLDGDTCRSRTLPSTYAKGREMRGLREILRRRGRALQAGPDASHPHTILVQALHSIGWGRGSSGRAPLKTSLLSAADIKAIPFIIHLMRGLSGAVNRAGADFRWQHLPVHFEVYADGIDLVIFEELGSGAAALHLAEEVARNELLRDEDYRRRFRKDYDSKYGPRVWHRDFFDAEIVACPDPSVVGRSFGQVGVERGGVHPVDAFLDLVLEHGTAIRWRTTISNHRPKVLRRMAQSPGVQMGFSDAGAHLRNMSFYNFGLRLLKHVRDADRAGHPFLTPEQAVHRLTGELADWYDIDAGHLRVGDRADLLVLDPARLDDSLEDYAEAPVEQYDGLSRMVNRNDATVPLVMVGGRVVFREGAPTDVLQRERTGRFLRAGRTDRAPLPRQGERQPALTSP comes from the coding sequence ATGACGCGCTTCCCGATGTACGACGCCATCGTCCGCGGCGGCCGCTGGTTCGACGGCACCGGCGCCCCCTCCGCGGTGCGCCACCTCGGCATCCGCGACGGCGTGGTGGTCGAGGTCAGCGAGGAGCCGCTCGACGAGACCGGCTGCCCCGAGGTCGTCGACGCCGCCGGCCACTGGGTGCTGCCGGGCATGGTCGACATCCACACGCACTACGACGTCGAGGTGCTCGACGACCCCCACCTGCCCGAGTCGCTGCGCCACGGCGTCACCACGATCCTGGTCGGCTCGTGCTCGCTCTCCACCGTGCACGTCGACCCGGTCGACGCCGGGGACCTCTTCGGTCGCGTCGAGGCGATCCCGCGCCGCCACGTGATCCGCTCGGTCGGCGCGGCCAAGGACTGGTCGAGCGCCGAGGAGTACGTCGCCGCGCTCGAGGCCCGCCCACTGGGGCCCAACCTCGCCGCCTTCCTCGGTCACTCCGACATCCGCACCGCCACCATGGGCCTCGACCGGGCCACGCGGCCCGAGGTGCGCCCCACCCGCCTCGAGCAGGGCCGGATGGAGCGGATGCTCGAGGAGGCTCTCGACGCCGGCTTCGTCGGGATGTCGGCCCAGCAGCTGCTCTTCGACAAGCTCGACGGCGACACCTGCCGCTCGCGCACGCTGCCGTCGACGTACGCGAAGGGCCGCGAGATGCGCGGCCTGCGCGAGATCCTGCGCCGCCGCGGCCGCGCCCTGCAGGCCGGCCCCGACGCCTCGCACCCGCACACGATCCTGGTGCAGGCGCTGCACTCGATCGGCTGGGGCCGCGGCAGCAGCGGCCGCGCGCCGCTCAAGACCAGCCTGCTCTCGGCCGCCGACATCAAGGCGATCCCCTTCATCATCCACCTGATGCGGGGGCTGTCGGGGGCGGTCAACCGCGCCGGCGCCGACTTCCGCTGGCAGCACCTCCCGGTGCACTTCGAGGTCTACGCCGACGGCATCGACCTGGTGATCTTCGAGGAGCTCGGCTCCGGCGCCGCGGCGCTGCACCTGGCCGAGGAGGTCGCGCGCAACGAGCTGCTGCGCGACGAGGACTACCGGCGCCGCTTCCGCAAGGACTACGACTCCAAGTACGGCCCGCGGGTCTGGCACCGCGACTTCTTCGACGCCGAGATCGTGGCCTGCCCCGACCCCTCGGTCGTGGGAAGGTCCTTCGGCCAGGTCGGCGTCGAGCGCGGCGGCGTGCACCCCGTCGACGCCTTCCTCGACCTGGTGCTCGAGCACGGCACCGCCATCCGCTGGCGCACCACGATCTCCAACCACCGCCCGAAGGTGCTGCGCAGGATGGCGCAGTCGCCGGGGGTGCAGATGGGCTTCTCCGACGCCGGCGCCCACCTGCGCAACATGTCCTTCTACAACTTCGGGCTGCGGCTGCTCAAGCACGTGCGTGACGCCGACCGGGCCGGGCACCCGTTCCTGACCCCCGAGCAGGCCGTGCACCGCCTGACCGGCGAGCTGGCCGACTGGTACGACATCGACGCCGGCCACCTGCGCGTGGGCGACCGGGCCGACCTGCTGGTGCTCGACCCCGCGCGCCTCGACGACTCGCTCGAGGACTACGCCGAGGCGCCCGTCGAGCAGTACGACGGCCTCTCGCGGATGGTCAACCGCAACGACGCGACCGTCCCGCTGGTGATGGTGGGCGGCCGGGTGGTCTTCCGCGAGGGCGCGCCCACCGACGTGCTGCAGCGCGAGCGCACCGGCCGGTTCCTGCGCGCCGGGCGCACCGACCGCGCCCCGCTGCCACGCCAGGGCGAGCGGCAGCCCGCGCTCACATCTCCCTGA
- a CDS encoding saccharopine dehydrogenase family protein, producing the protein MRILLVGAGGVGSAFCAIAARRDFFETVVVSDYSLERAERAAATDERYAAAQLDASSAQAVAALCREHAITHVMNAVDPVFDMPVFEGAFAAGADYLDMAMSLSRPHPEAPYEKTGVKLGDEQFAVAGDWEAAGRLALVGIGVEPGLSDVFARYAADHLFSEIDELGTRDGADLVVTDEQGNEVFAPSFSMWTTIEECLNPPVVWQDGAWHTTAPFSEPEVFDFPEGIGPVECVNVEHEEVLLMPRWVDCRRATFKYGLGEEMIGILKVLHQLGLDSTEKVSVKGVEVSPRDVVAAVLPDPASIGPRMTGKTCAGLWVTGRGTDGEPRSTYLYHVVDNEWTMREYGHQCVVWQTAVNPVVALELLATGVWSGAGVLGPEAFDAVPFLDLLVAYGSPWGIREM; encoded by the coding sequence ATGCGGATCCTGCTGGTCGGGGCCGGCGGCGTCGGCTCGGCCTTCTGCGCGATCGCCGCGCGCCGCGACTTCTTCGAGACCGTCGTGGTCAGCGACTACTCCCTCGAGCGCGCCGAGCGGGCCGCCGCGACCGACGAGCGGTACGCCGCCGCGCAGCTCGACGCCTCCTCCGCGCAGGCCGTCGCCGCGCTGTGCCGCGAGCACGCGATCACCCACGTGATGAACGCCGTCGACCCGGTCTTCGACATGCCGGTCTTCGAGGGGGCGTTCGCGGCGGGAGCCGACTACCTCGACATGGCGATGTCGCTCTCGCGGCCGCACCCGGAGGCGCCGTACGAGAAGACGGGGGTGAAGCTGGGCGACGAGCAGTTCGCGGTGGCCGGCGACTGGGAGGCCGCGGGCCGCCTGGCGCTGGTCGGCATCGGGGTCGAGCCGGGGCTCTCCGACGTCTTCGCCAGGTACGCCGCCGACCACCTGTTCAGCGAGATCGACGAGCTCGGCACCCGTGACGGCGCCGACCTGGTGGTCACCGACGAGCAGGGCAACGAGGTCTTCGCGCCGTCCTTCTCGATGTGGACCACGATCGAGGAGTGCCTCAACCCGCCGGTGGTGTGGCAGGACGGTGCCTGGCACACCACGGCGCCCTTCAGCGAGCCCGAGGTCTTCGACTTCCCCGAGGGCATCGGCCCGGTCGAGTGCGTCAACGTCGAGCACGAGGAGGTGCTGCTGATGCCGCGCTGGGTCGACTGCCGGCGCGCGACCTTCAAGTACGGCCTCGGCGAGGAGATGATCGGCATCCTCAAGGTGCTGCACCAGCTCGGCCTGGACTCCACCGAGAAGGTCTCGGTCAAGGGCGTCGAGGTCAGCCCTCGCGACGTGGTCGCCGCCGTGCTGCCCGACCCCGCGAGCATCGGGCCGCGGATGACCGGCAAGACCTGCGCCGGGCTGTGGGTGACCGGGCGCGGCACCGACGGCGAGCCGCGCTCGACGTACCTCTACCACGTGGTCGACAACGAGTGGACGATGCGCGAGTACGGCCACCAGTGCGTGGTCTGGCAGACCGCCGTCAACCCCGTGGTCGCCCTCGAGCTGCTGGCCACCGGGGTGTGGTCGGGCGCGGGTGTCCTGGGCCCGGAGGCCTTCGACGCGGTGCCGTTCCTCGACCTGCTGGTCGCCTACGGCAGCCCCTGGGGGATCAGGGAGATGTGA
- a CDS encoding gamma-aminobutyraldehyde dehydrogenase: protein MADTTFQNVINGRLVDSASGATYDVIDPTTGEVYAQAPASGQEDVDRAYAAADAAFEGWGWGSTPQDRARALLRIADSIEERVEEVNAVECRDTGKPLGLTMAEEMPYASDHFRFFAGAARVLEGRSAGEYMAEHTSWVRREPIGVVGQVTPWNYPLLMMIWKIAPALAAGNTVVLKPSDTTPASSTLLAEICQEHLPPGVLNVVCGDRDTGRALVAHPTPQMVAITGSVRAGMEVAGTAATDLKRVHLELGGKAPVIVFDDADIAQAAEGIAGAGLFNAGQDCTAATRVLVAPGIHDEFVAALAEAAQGMPTGMPDVEGVYYGPLNNADQLAHVSGMVERLPDHARIDTGGTRQGSRGYFYEPTVVSGLRQDDEQVQTEIFGPVMTVQRFSDEAEALRWANGVQYGLASSVWTADHARAMRVSRRLDFGAVWINTHIPFVSEMPHGGFKHSGYGKDLSMYGLEDYTRIKHVMSYIGQGE from the coding sequence ATGGCGGACACCACCTTCCAGAACGTGATCAACGGCCGGCTCGTCGACAGCGCGTCGGGGGCGACGTACGACGTCATCGACCCCACGACCGGCGAGGTCTACGCGCAGGCCCCCGCCTCGGGGCAGGAGGACGTCGACCGCGCGTACGCCGCCGCCGACGCCGCCTTCGAGGGGTGGGGCTGGGGCAGCACCCCGCAGGACCGGGCCCGGGCGCTGCTGCGCATCGCCGACTCGATCGAGGAGCGGGTCGAGGAGGTCAACGCGGTCGAGTGCCGCGACACCGGCAAGCCCCTGGGCCTGACGATGGCCGAGGAGATGCCCTACGCCAGCGACCACTTCCGCTTCTTCGCGGGGGCGGCGCGGGTGCTCGAGGGCCGCTCGGCCGGCGAGTACATGGCCGAGCACACCTCGTGGGTGCGGCGCGAGCCGATCGGGGTCGTGGGCCAGGTGACGCCCTGGAACTACCCGCTGCTGATGATGATCTGGAAGATCGCCCCGGCCCTGGCCGCCGGCAACACCGTCGTGCTCAAGCCCAGCGACACCACCCCGGCCTCGTCGACCCTGCTCGCCGAGATCTGCCAGGAGCACCTGCCGCCCGGCGTGCTCAACGTCGTCTGCGGCGACCGCGACACCGGCCGCGCGCTGGTGGCGCACCCGACCCCGCAGATGGTGGCGATCACCGGCTCGGTGCGCGCCGGCATGGAGGTCGCGGGCACCGCGGCCACCGACCTGAAGAGGGTGCACCTCGAGCTGGGCGGCAAGGCGCCGGTCATCGTCTTCGACGACGCCGACATCGCCCAGGCGGCCGAGGGGATCGCCGGCGCGGGGCTCTTCAACGCCGGCCAGGACTGCACCGCCGCGACGCGCGTGCTGGTCGCCCCCGGCATCCACGACGAGTTCGTCGCCGCGCTCGCCGAGGCGGCCCAGGGCATGCCCACCGGGATGCCCGACGTCGAGGGCGTCTACTACGGCCCGCTCAACAACGCCGACCAGCTGGCCCACGTCAGCGGCATGGTCGAGCGGCTGCCCGACCACGCCCGTATCGACACCGGCGGCACCCGCCAGGGCAGCCGCGGCTACTTCTACGAGCCCACCGTCGTCTCCGGGCTGCGCCAGGACGACGAGCAGGTGCAGACCGAGATCTTCGGCCCGGTGATGACGGTGCAGAGGTTCAGCGACGAGGCCGAGGCGCTGCGCTGGGCCAACGGCGTGCAGTACGGCCTGGCCTCCAGCGTCTGGACCGCCGACCACGCCCGCGCCATGCGCGTCTCGCGCCGCCTCGACTTCGGCGCGGTGTGGATCAACACCCACATCCCCTTCGTCTCCGAGATGCCGCACGGCGGGTTCAAGCACTCCGGCTACGGCAAGGACCTGTCGATGTACGGCCTGGAGGACTACACCCGCATCAAGCACGTGATGTCCTACATCGGCCAGGGCGAGTGA